In Xiphophorus couchianus chromosome 8, X_couchianus-1.0, whole genome shotgun sequence, the following proteins share a genomic window:
- the LOC114149238 gene encoding putative helicase mov-10-B.2 isoform X1 encodes MDEAEDLQLKSETQSGEREPGGQDPTFLYTKVEIAIQVKKNILSRHKRAKSFQKFKNKRLEETFKQYKLRMTSRHCALKKKKSVSVKENEKKMDEAVDLPSTLERASSDQNPTVLFTEEEMATLAQQNILLRQKKAKSFQEYKNKWVEETFKKYKLRTTSRLYEERDKNSVTVTENKKEMDEAENLQLNYDTQTRERTSDVQDPTLLCTEQLAQAHQGMLHCQKMAKSFQEYKNKRGEENFIKYQLKVNSRSCEEEKNYVSVTENESDTQTGERASGDQKPTRLFTEEEMATLAQQNISLRKKMAKSFQRYKNKWLEPTFQKCQVSVTSNPYAEKEKISIIVTENEKFVPLRIQNTGVERVYFTFKTFDFVKNIFTVKSQDGNIIKTIKDNLLRPGESYRMKIHFSSDHPGLYEQLLVFKFKRDCQHSETFDIMRLLEVIRQTPQNEDSQARSEVEKNFQTAKKTSLAGCEVFLRPMVYLRKYPLPKNVANIKDIDIDLEKKPLKWGNYSWRFHLLLYLEEYAFSTALEKCNQEDILVVTHQSEKRILILKAEDVSNMSNVVLTGCKALVTPLKQGDRIYKGWVDDVDEEQIYIRFEEIFPKEYNIGMRCSVVFSLQRIPLRMQHRAAALSRKHLLRDLLFPVGLCSAYNSCLAPVIPKCTSPRVIVNNPEQQKAIKHILARSAKPAPYLIFGPPGTGKTVTLVEVIKQIVSTQDSKILVCAPSNSATDYLCEKILEENIVPHKVFRLYSISYKVEKIPQHVKMHCSFNVATNSFEIPTKGELMTYQIMVTTLQTAGRLVTGGIPPDHYSYIIVDEAGQAIETECLIPIAGLLKPHSGQVVLAGDPKQLGPIILSKIAERNGLGVSMLERLMTDIRLYKQHKINGFNSRYMTKLLRNYRSHPAILKIPNELFYDSELQFCSSLEDCLYSNWELLPRKDQDFPLMFHGVAGMKEQDLNSPSVYNMAEVDVLKEYLKSLIKYRRRNGLDKIGPKEIGIVTPYTKQVEKINAAFHKDKDLVKEDLENVLVGTVEIFQGKESDVILMSTVRSNPGLTAPNQHFSLGFVKDEKRFNVAMTRARSLLVVVGDPRVLEIDPVWNKLIHYCLRERAYRGINIYDLKAGTEVAYPSSSSGPQQKVKPKVTFSW; translated from the exons ATGGATGAAGCTGAGGATCTGCAACTGAAGTCTGAAACACAATCAGGGGAGAGAGAACCAGGTGGCCAGGACCCAACCTTCTTATATACTAAAGTAGAGATAGCAATACaagtcaaaaaaaatattttgtctcgTCATAAGAGGGCAAAGTCATTTCAGAAATTCAAGAATAAACG GCTTGAAGAAACCTTCAAACAATATAAACTCAGAATGACTTCAAGACACTGtgcactgaaaaagaaaaaatctgtctctgtgaaagaaaatgag aaaaaaatggatgaagCTGTGGATCTGCCATCAACATTAGAGAGAGCATCAAGTGACCAGAACCCAACCGTCTTATTTACTGAAGAAGAGATGGCAACACTAGCCCAACAAAACATCTTGCTTCGTCAGAAGAAGGCAAAGTCATTTCAGGAATACAAGAATAAATG GGTTGAAGAaaccttcaaaaaatataaactcagAACTACTTCAAGACTTTATGAAGAGAGGGACAAAAATTCTGTTACTGTGACAGAAAACAAG AAAGAAATGGATGAAGCTGAGAATCTGCAATTGAACTATGATACTCAAACAAGAGAGAGAACATCAGATGTCCAGGACCCAACCCTCTTATGTACTGAACAGTTGGCACAAGCACACCAAGGCATGTTGCATTGTCAAAAGATGGCAAAATCATTTCAGGAATACAAGAACAAACG GGGTGAAGAAAACTTCATAAAATATCAGCTCAAAGTGAATTCCAGATCTTgtgaagaggagaaaaattATGTCTCTGTGACAGAAAATGAG TCTGATACACAAACAGGAGAGAGAGCATCAGGTGACCAGAAACCAACCCGCTTATTTACTGAAGAAGAGATGGCAACACTAGCCCAACAAAACATCTCGCTTCGTAAAAAGATGGCAAAGTCATTTCAGCGATACAAGAATAAGTG GCTTGAACCAACCTTCCAAAAATGTCAAGTTAGTGTGACTTCAAATCCTTATGCAGAGAAGGAGAAAATTTCGATCATTGTGACAGAAAATGAG AAATTTGTGCCGTTGCGCATACAAAACACAGGTGTCGAACGGGTGTATTTCACCTTTAAGACctttgattttgtgaaaaacattttcactgtcAAAAGTCAGGATGGAAACATTATCAAAACCATCAAAGACAACCTTCTCAGGCCAG GAGAATCATACAGAATGAAAATTCATTTCTCCTCCGACCACCCCGGCCTCTATGAGCAGCTGCTAGTCTTTAAGTTTAAAAGAGACTGTCAGcattcagaaacatttgacaTTATGCGCCTCTTGGAGGTCATCCGTCAAACACCTCAGAATGAGGACTCTCAAGCCAGGTCAGAAGTAGAGAAGAACTTCCAGACTGCAAAGAAGACATCTCTGGCAGG ATGTGAGGTCTTTCTCAGACCAATGGTGTATCTCAGGAAATATCCATTGCCTAAGAACGTTGCAAACATCAAAGACATAGATAT aGATTTGGAGAAAAAGCCACTTAAGTGGGGGAACTACTCTTGGCGATTTCACTTGCTTCTTTATCTAGAGGAGTACGCATTTTCCACCGCTCTTGAGAAATGCAACCAAGAAGATATACTTGTTGTCACTCATCAAAGTGAAAAACGTATACTGATTTTAAAG GCAGAAGATGTCTCAAACATGTCTAATGTTGTTCTGACTGGATGCAAGGCACTGGTGACTCCTTTGAAGCAGGGTGACAGGATATACAAAGGATGGGTCGATGACGTGGATGAGGAGCAAATCTACATTAGATTTGAGGAAAT CTTTCCAAAAGAATACAACATAGGCATGAGGTGCAGTGTTGTGTTTTCACTTCAAAGAATACCACTACGTATGcaacacagagcagcagcactATCGCGCAAGCATTTACTAAGGGACTTACTCTTCCCTGTTGGGCTATGTTCTGCATACAATTCATGCCTTGCACCTGTAATCCCAAAATGCACCAG TCCACGAGTGATTGTAAACAACCCAGAGCAACAAAAGgctattaaacacattttagccCGTTCTGCAAAACCTGCCCCTTACCTCATATTTGGTCCACCTGGCACAG GCAAAACAGTAACTTTGGTTGAAGTCATCAAGCAGATTGTGTCAACTCAAGACTCCAAAATCCTGGTTTGTGCACCCTCCAACAGCGCAACAGACTACCTCTGTGAGAagatcctggaagaaaacattgTACCCCACAAAGTGTTTCGCCTTTACTCCATAAGCTACAAAGTGGAAAAGATCCCTCAACATGTGAAG ATGCACTGTAGCTTTAATGTTGCAACAAACTCTTTTGAGATACCGACCAAAGGGGAGCTGATGACATACCAGATCATGGTCACCACCCTTCAAACTGCTGGAAG GCTGGTGACAGGTGGCATTCCTCCAGACCATTACAGTTACATCATTGTGGATGAAGCAGGCCAGGCTATAGAAACAGAGTGTTTAATTCCAATAGCTG GATTGCTGAAACCACATAGTGGCCAAGTGGTTCTGGCAGGTGACCCGAAACAGTTGGGACctattattttatcaaagatAGCAGAGAGAAACGGCTTGG GTGTGTCCATGCTGGAGAGACTAATGACGGATATCAGACTGTACAAACAACACAAGATCAACGGCTTCAACAGTCGCTATATGACTAAACTGCTGAGGAACTATAG GTCTCATCCTGCAATTCTGAAAATACCCAATGAGTTGTTCTATGACTCCGAACTCCAGTTTTGCAGTTCCCTTGAGGATTGTTTATATAGTAACTGGGAACTTCTGCCAAGGAAG GATCAGGATTTTCCTCTAATGTTCCATGGGGTTGCAGGCATGAAAGAACAAGACCTCAACAGCCCATCTGTTTACAATATGGCTGAAGTGGATGTATTGAAGGAATACTTAAAATCCCTAATCAAATATCGCCGCAGAAATGGTCTAGACAAAATTGGACCAAAAGAAATTGGTATTGTTACTCCATACACAAAACAA GTGGAGAAGATTAATGCAGCCTTTCACAAAGACAAGGATCTAGTCAAAGAGGACTTGGAGAATGTCCTG GTTGGCACAGTTGAGATCTTTCAGGGTAAAGAGTCAGATGTAATCCTGATGTCAACGGTGCGCAGCAATCCCGGCCTGACTGCACCTAATCAACATTTCAGCTTGGGCTTTGTAAAGGATGAGAAG AGATTCAACGTGGCAATGACTCGAGCCAGAAGCCTgctggttgtggttggagaccCCAGAGTCCTGGAAATAGATCCAGTGTGGAACAA GCTTATCCATTACTGTTTAAGAGAAAGAGCATACCGTGGCATCAATATTTATGATCTGAAGGCAGGCACAGAGGTCGCTTACCCCTCGTCAAGCTCCGG CCCTCAGCAGAAAGTGAAACCAAAGGTCACATTCAGCTGGTAG
- the LOC114149238 gene encoding putative helicase mov-10-B.2 isoform X2, whose protein sequence is MTSRHCALKKKKSVSVKENEKKMDEAVDLPSTLERASSDQNPTVLFTEEEMATLAQQNILLRQKKAKSFQEYKNKWVEETFKKYKLRTTSRLYEERDKNSVTVTENKKEMDEAENLQLNYDTQTRERTSDVQDPTLLCTEQLAQAHQGMLHCQKMAKSFQEYKNKRGEENFIKYQLKVNSRSCEEEKNYVSVTENESDTQTGERASGDQKPTRLFTEEEMATLAQQNISLRKKMAKSFQRYKNKWLEPTFQKCQVSVTSNPYAEKEKISIIVTENEKFVPLRIQNTGVERVYFTFKTFDFVKNIFTVKSQDGNIIKTIKDNLLRPGESYRMKIHFSSDHPGLYEQLLVFKFKRDCQHSETFDIMRLLEVIRQTPQNEDSQARSEVEKNFQTAKKTSLAGCEVFLRPMVYLRKYPLPKNVANIKDIDIDLEKKPLKWGNYSWRFHLLLYLEEYAFSTALEKCNQEDILVVTHQSEKRILILKAEDVSNMSNVVLTGCKALVTPLKQGDRIYKGWVDDVDEEQIYIRFEEIFPKEYNIGMRCSVVFSLQRIPLRMQHRAAALSRKHLLRDLLFPVGLCSAYNSCLAPVIPKCTSPRVIVNNPEQQKAIKHILARSAKPAPYLIFGPPGTGKTVTLVEVIKQIVSTQDSKILVCAPSNSATDYLCEKILEENIVPHKVFRLYSISYKVEKIPQHVKMHCSFNVATNSFEIPTKGELMTYQIMVTTLQTAGRLVTGGIPPDHYSYIIVDEAGQAIETECLIPIAGLLKPHSGQVVLAGDPKQLGPIILSKIAERNGLGVSMLERLMTDIRLYKQHKINGFNSRYMTKLLRNYRSHPAILKIPNELFYDSELQFCSSLEDCLYSNWELLPRKDQDFPLMFHGVAGMKEQDLNSPSVYNMAEVDVLKEYLKSLIKYRRRNGLDKIGPKEIGIVTPYTKQVEKINAAFHKDKDLVKEDLENVLVGTVEIFQGKESDVILMSTVRSNPGLTAPNQHFSLGFVKDEKRFNVAMTRARSLLVVVGDPRVLEIDPVWNKLIHYCLRERAYRGINIYDLKAGTEVAYPSSSSGPQQKVKPKVTFSW, encoded by the exons ATGACTTCAAGACACTGtgcactgaaaaagaaaaaatctgtctctgtgaaagaaaatgag aaaaaaatggatgaagCTGTGGATCTGCCATCAACATTAGAGAGAGCATCAAGTGACCAGAACCCAACCGTCTTATTTACTGAAGAAGAGATGGCAACACTAGCCCAACAAAACATCTTGCTTCGTCAGAAGAAGGCAAAGTCATTTCAGGAATACAAGAATAAATG GGTTGAAGAaaccttcaaaaaatataaactcagAACTACTTCAAGACTTTATGAAGAGAGGGACAAAAATTCTGTTACTGTGACAGAAAACAAG AAAGAAATGGATGAAGCTGAGAATCTGCAATTGAACTATGATACTCAAACAAGAGAGAGAACATCAGATGTCCAGGACCCAACCCTCTTATGTACTGAACAGTTGGCACAAGCACACCAAGGCATGTTGCATTGTCAAAAGATGGCAAAATCATTTCAGGAATACAAGAACAAACG GGGTGAAGAAAACTTCATAAAATATCAGCTCAAAGTGAATTCCAGATCTTgtgaagaggagaaaaattATGTCTCTGTGACAGAAAATGAG TCTGATACACAAACAGGAGAGAGAGCATCAGGTGACCAGAAACCAACCCGCTTATTTACTGAAGAAGAGATGGCAACACTAGCCCAACAAAACATCTCGCTTCGTAAAAAGATGGCAAAGTCATTTCAGCGATACAAGAATAAGTG GCTTGAACCAACCTTCCAAAAATGTCAAGTTAGTGTGACTTCAAATCCTTATGCAGAGAAGGAGAAAATTTCGATCATTGTGACAGAAAATGAG AAATTTGTGCCGTTGCGCATACAAAACACAGGTGTCGAACGGGTGTATTTCACCTTTAAGACctttgattttgtgaaaaacattttcactgtcAAAAGTCAGGATGGAAACATTATCAAAACCATCAAAGACAACCTTCTCAGGCCAG GAGAATCATACAGAATGAAAATTCATTTCTCCTCCGACCACCCCGGCCTCTATGAGCAGCTGCTAGTCTTTAAGTTTAAAAGAGACTGTCAGcattcagaaacatttgacaTTATGCGCCTCTTGGAGGTCATCCGTCAAACACCTCAGAATGAGGACTCTCAAGCCAGGTCAGAAGTAGAGAAGAACTTCCAGACTGCAAAGAAGACATCTCTGGCAGG ATGTGAGGTCTTTCTCAGACCAATGGTGTATCTCAGGAAATATCCATTGCCTAAGAACGTTGCAAACATCAAAGACATAGATAT aGATTTGGAGAAAAAGCCACTTAAGTGGGGGAACTACTCTTGGCGATTTCACTTGCTTCTTTATCTAGAGGAGTACGCATTTTCCACCGCTCTTGAGAAATGCAACCAAGAAGATATACTTGTTGTCACTCATCAAAGTGAAAAACGTATACTGATTTTAAAG GCAGAAGATGTCTCAAACATGTCTAATGTTGTTCTGACTGGATGCAAGGCACTGGTGACTCCTTTGAAGCAGGGTGACAGGATATACAAAGGATGGGTCGATGACGTGGATGAGGAGCAAATCTACATTAGATTTGAGGAAAT CTTTCCAAAAGAATACAACATAGGCATGAGGTGCAGTGTTGTGTTTTCACTTCAAAGAATACCACTACGTATGcaacacagagcagcagcactATCGCGCAAGCATTTACTAAGGGACTTACTCTTCCCTGTTGGGCTATGTTCTGCATACAATTCATGCCTTGCACCTGTAATCCCAAAATGCACCAG TCCACGAGTGATTGTAAACAACCCAGAGCAACAAAAGgctattaaacacattttagccCGTTCTGCAAAACCTGCCCCTTACCTCATATTTGGTCCACCTGGCACAG GCAAAACAGTAACTTTGGTTGAAGTCATCAAGCAGATTGTGTCAACTCAAGACTCCAAAATCCTGGTTTGTGCACCCTCCAACAGCGCAACAGACTACCTCTGTGAGAagatcctggaagaaaacattgTACCCCACAAAGTGTTTCGCCTTTACTCCATAAGCTACAAAGTGGAAAAGATCCCTCAACATGTGAAG ATGCACTGTAGCTTTAATGTTGCAACAAACTCTTTTGAGATACCGACCAAAGGGGAGCTGATGACATACCAGATCATGGTCACCACCCTTCAAACTGCTGGAAG GCTGGTGACAGGTGGCATTCCTCCAGACCATTACAGTTACATCATTGTGGATGAAGCAGGCCAGGCTATAGAAACAGAGTGTTTAATTCCAATAGCTG GATTGCTGAAACCACATAGTGGCCAAGTGGTTCTGGCAGGTGACCCGAAACAGTTGGGACctattattttatcaaagatAGCAGAGAGAAACGGCTTGG GTGTGTCCATGCTGGAGAGACTAATGACGGATATCAGACTGTACAAACAACACAAGATCAACGGCTTCAACAGTCGCTATATGACTAAACTGCTGAGGAACTATAG GTCTCATCCTGCAATTCTGAAAATACCCAATGAGTTGTTCTATGACTCCGAACTCCAGTTTTGCAGTTCCCTTGAGGATTGTTTATATAGTAACTGGGAACTTCTGCCAAGGAAG GATCAGGATTTTCCTCTAATGTTCCATGGGGTTGCAGGCATGAAAGAACAAGACCTCAACAGCCCATCTGTTTACAATATGGCTGAAGTGGATGTATTGAAGGAATACTTAAAATCCCTAATCAAATATCGCCGCAGAAATGGTCTAGACAAAATTGGACCAAAAGAAATTGGTATTGTTACTCCATACACAAAACAA GTGGAGAAGATTAATGCAGCCTTTCACAAAGACAAGGATCTAGTCAAAGAGGACTTGGAGAATGTCCTG GTTGGCACAGTTGAGATCTTTCAGGGTAAAGAGTCAGATGTAATCCTGATGTCAACGGTGCGCAGCAATCCCGGCCTGACTGCACCTAATCAACATTTCAGCTTGGGCTTTGTAAAGGATGAGAAG AGATTCAACGTGGCAATGACTCGAGCCAGAAGCCTgctggttgtggttggagaccCCAGAGTCCTGGAAATAGATCCAGTGTGGAACAA GCTTATCCATTACTGTTTAAGAGAAAGAGCATACCGTGGCATCAATATTTATGATCTGAAGGCAGGCACAGAGGTCGCTTACCCCTCGTCAAGCTCCGG CCCTCAGCAGAAAGTGAAACCAAAGGTCACATTCAGCTGGTAG